In the genome of Sardina pilchardus chromosome 14, fSarPil1.1, whole genome shotgun sequence, the window TCAAGATATTAAATGGCAGTATGAGAACACACGAACACTCACATTTTCCCAATGAACACACTGAGTACCATAGTCTCATCATTAAGCCCCAAGACTTCGGACAGGCGCCGGTACAGCTGCAGGAGGAAAGGCCCAAAAACAGAAAAGCATGGTCAACAACACAGACTTCCAGGAGCACCCGCAATGACACACAAACTTAGATCCTTTCCATAATTACTAGCTTACAACCTACAGTGTGGAGTTGGAACGTGAACGTGCATAGTCATACGAGGACGCTACTCGTGCAGAAATATTTTCTGCCTCATCACTCAGCCGTATCACTCGGTCCCTACGTGCTCTCTAGACTGTCACCTTCCAAAAAAACCCACGACTCATGTCACGATTCTGTCTGGAAATTGGGTTTCTCATGAGtcattgtgtttttttgggCACGGCTCTATAAATAGTGCAACACTCAAGACGACGACAGGCACTTCTAAGTAAAAGCGTGGGTCCGACAACCCACCCAAAGCATTCATCTTGACTGTAACTTCATCTTTCCATAATACGCTTGAAATCCAAGCTCCAAACGCATTATGAAAAATGACCATGGATCCATGCATGTTGCCACCATAGTTTTGTTAAGAGTAAAGATAAATACTTAAGGGGGAGGTTGGCTAAATCCACATCTAGCATGTGTTTGGACTAAAAATAACACTAATTATTCAAAAACTCAACTAATAGTGGAGGACACAAATATAACTGGCACAGCAATACTAAGTTGCACTACTACGGTACACCACTTATCTGAGGTGTTCACATTTTGAAGCCTCTGGGTAGCAAAAGAGAGAAACCATGCAATGGATGGATTTGCCATGCAGGTGACAACACAACACTTCCAAAACTGTGCATATCATGATGGACACATCTTTTACTGAGGGGGGTCACTGACGGCTATTCAAGGGAGCGAGGCCCTTTATTTAAATGCAACACCAAGCAATTAAAAGGGCTGAGTCAACTGGCCAGCCACAAAGGAGAGGCATAAACACAGCAGTGACAAAAGGGTTTGGGCATTCCACAACACGAGGGCCACAGAGGTTACACATCTGCCAGATTttaaaatcattaaaaaaaaaaaaaaaaaaagctaaaaagcTAGGGTGACTATCATTAGAAGTTTTCTCAATTTCAAGGAAACTTCTGGATCCACACAAACATCTAGgtgcacacgagagagagagagagagagagagagagagagagagagagagagagagagagagagagagagagagagggtaaagaATCTCACCTTTGATGATTTCTGCACCTGGTCACCGATGTAGATTTTGCGAAACTGCTCAAAGAAACTGAGCATGGCCAGCTCCAACTTTTCGTTGCCGGCCTGTGCCAGTCGTGAGTCCGTCAGGTTCATCAACTGCAAGACTCTGAGGAAAAAACCAAATCCAGCAGCAAATATAAATGTTTTGGAACATGTATGAACGACTGAAGTAAAATGGTTTTCTGGACCATCATATGCTAAAGGTCACAGCTGGATGCTGACCGACAAACAAGCTCTCCATCCATTGCGTCTTGTTCATCTGTGCTGGCGAATGAAACCCGGCCTCCAATCACCGCCCCAATAATGTACACCAGCCAAGTTAGTCGGCctagaaacacagacacaaatgtttGCAGTTAGATAACATCAGATCAACAGAAGCTTGGGGATGATTGGATGCTTACAAGTAAACAATATGACTGATGAACGGGCAAAGGGAAATTAGCAGTGGAGAGCTGCTGGTCATCTGTGACGGAGTTGGACACCCTCCTCACCTTCCTGAACGGCGATGTCCATCGTGCTGGAGTTGGTGGACTGGAGCAGCTCCTGGTAGGACTGGGCGGACTGGTCGAACAGCTGCACCAGCAGCGCGCACGTCTTCTCGTACTCGCAGCGGCCGATGGTGGACAGCTggtccagctgctgctgcacgaGGCCCGCGTCATCTAGTGGGTCCTCCAGGCCATCTCTGGGTGGGACAGGccgacacaaaaacaaacaaaattacaaacaaacaaacacatccagTGAGTAAGATGTCTTGCTAGTCTGACTAAAGAACTTCAGCTTGAATGGAATCTTTGAAATAAATGCATACAcattatgcacatgcacacacatacagtatcatataAAAAAATGCTAATTCCCCCATAAGGCCCTCCCTCCCCctatacatacattacacatatCATCTATACATTATCATACAAAACAAAGACGCTAAAAAAGAAAAGCCTGAGTAAACAAACTAACCCAGTGTGTTAGTTAGCCTCTGCTTGACCACTCGGATTATGAATTAGTGCTACGCTACATCTAAAAGCTTTAGCTTCTTTAAATTGATGCGAAACCTGACTTGAGATTtcgcagacgcttttatccaaaaacACACGGACTCGCGGTGGGAGGTTCGGGAATGAAACCCGGGATCGCCTTACTGTCCGTCTCGGAGAGGTTACTGCTGCTGTGTACCTTAGGATGATGTGCACCGACTCGAGGCGTGAGGTGATGTAGGCCTTGGTCACCTCTGGAGTGTAGGTCTCCAGCATGTGGGGCTCTGTGGCCTTCACGTAGGGCACAGAGGCCGCCAGCCGCTGCCACAGGCTCAGCAGGTAGTGCACACTGTTGGGGGCAAACTCCCAGTGCTGCAAACAGGAAACAATATTgaatgacaaaaacaaacaaacaaacaaacaaacaaacaaacaaaaggtgACTTGTGTGAAATGCTTGTTGTAACCAGCAACGGGCACTAACCTGTAAGCTGGTGACCGTGAAATTAGCGATCAATCGTATAACCTCAGGGTAGTTTTCTACTTTTACCAGCTCGCCAAGCTGATAGTTACTTTTTAGTCTGGCCAGCAGTCGACAGAATTCATGGTAATTGTTTGGATCAGACAGgctctgaaaacaaacaaaaggttTCAATACAATGTCTTGGGGGTTAGTTCATCTGTATGTGCAAAGAGTAATTGAAAGTAAACAAGCATGTAATTTAGAGACATCTGTACTATTATGAATGTAGATAGTAAACTATCTACATTCATACTATAACTATAACAGTACTGCACTTAAACAAGGGGGGAAATTACCTGTGGATTCTCCAGTATCCTCTTGACGCCATCCACTAGATGAGAGAGGAACTTTGCCCTCTCTGCATTGTTAAAGAGCGACCTCCGGACCGATGCTATCTGAACTAGACATGACAGAACCTAAACAGAACACAGTCAAGAGTAGAATGGAGAGTCATTGGAACTGGATCTAACTCATTTTCAGAACAGACACTATTATTAAGGAAAAGTTACTCTTTAACAAACCACAGCAATTTCTGTAATACAATTCATGTGTCAGGGCGTCGGTATCGAGTAGGTGGAGAAAACGACTTTCAGGAAATTGCATGGATGCATAAACTTCCGAGTGCTTACTAGCATATCCAGCCTACGGATTGTGGATGAGTCCACATAAATAAAACGAATGTTTGCTGCGGCTTttcacacaaatccaaaactgATTGagcatgggacacacacactgtatgattACGCTgaccaaaaaaacacagactAAAAAGCCACAGGAAAACAACCACATCATCCTTCATTGAAGAGACAGCTCACTCACCaaaggagaaagggaaggagggatggaatGATACAAATCAAAAAACAGTTGGAGGGTTGAGGAGTCCAAAAAAGCTGCGGAGAAGAAAAGTGGGAGAGAAAATACATCTCATTAGTTAATACTTTCTGTTGTAAATTTGTAAAACGGTGGGATGACAACCATTCCAGGCTTAGAAAGCTCTGGCGAGAAAGACTATACTGTagactgactgattgactgTCAATTTGACAAATTGATCGTACCACCGTCAAACTCCTGACTCGGCTTGCGTACCCCCACCATCCGACACATTGAAAGGTAACACATTCCAGGCACCATGCTTAATAAGTTGCCTTTCTTTTAATGAAAATTtagcctactatagagtttacaaattatttccTTTCATTTCATGTTTCCACATCATTATAATCTGattcaaaattatttatttattcagaaaTTAATTACAGAAAATTTGAAAAGTTCCTTTTTAATACCTTTCGACATAACCCTTTTCATCTCGCGTACCCCCTAGaaacagtttgggaatccctgcaCTAGAGTTAAGAGATTattctttcatttcattgtATCTATTCATTTAATTATTTCATACACTATGGACCCTCCTGTGAGTCTGAAGTAAAGATTTTGAAGAAagattgaattgaactgaatccCCTCATTAGTTCAATATTTATCCACAGTCTGTGACTCTCATACTCTCCACAGGCCTCGCCCTCACCTACATGCCCTCTGACATCgtctgccctacacacacacacacacacacacacacacacacacctgatctcCAGCTGGTGGGGATCTGGACGGTGCACAGGTCGTCGGAGGACTCATCCGTGGACGTGCCGATGAAGTCGAAGTTGAGGCAGTTGTGGGCCAGCTTGAGCAGCTGCATGAGCAGGCCGTGCTGGCTCTCATCGTTCAGGTTCAAGTTCTTCCCCGAGGCCTGAGGAGAGGCACAACATCAGCAACGACCTCAGAGAGACCCAACAAGGCTccacagaagcagagagagaaagagaaagagaaacagagagaaagagaaagagagaaaaagagagagagatggagtgagcgAGAGTTCAAGCTCTTCCCTGAGGCCTGAGGAGAGGCACAACATCAGCAACGACCTCCGAGAGACCCAACCAGAcctcagaaagaaagaaagaaagaaagaaagaaagagatggagagagagagagagagagtgcaagagaggagTAGGGATGTGGCCCGACTCCGAGGTTAGGATGTGCCCTCCGACTGACCTGTTTCAGGAGATTACAGGAGAGCGTGAAAATGTCGAATAACGAGGAGTCCCGGAACGACGATGCGATCTTCCGGTGCTTGGTCAGAGGATGTGTTGTATCCGCCTGGAACAAACACAAGGCCGTCAGCTTGACTGCTGCACAGCAGAGATCTTTAAAACATGGAGTTTAGAGTCAGAGCTCATTCTTCTATTGCTGTTGGCTACCTAGACAACCACAAGTTAAGCGATATGACATGTGTAGGGTTGGTAAAAGGATATCCCCATGGTTGGTTGGTCAGCCACAAAATGATATCCCTTACCATGCCCACAAACGTGGGTGTCATGTTGCTTTTTTATACAACATTTCTACAATTACTAATTTCGTTTAAAAACACTCGACAGTGTTCTCTTTTGTTTAGTTcaattttcagaaattaaaaaaACTGCTTCATTGGACCTAACTGTAGCATGAATCTTAATCAAACCAAGAACAAAAAACACCATAATAATAGATGTTAATGCATATAGCTGCTGATCAACATTCTCACATCACAATGGTTTCAACTAGTCACCACACTCGTACAATAAGCTCAAAATGTCTGCTTTTATACTACATATTTAATACTTTGGTTAGGCTCCAAGCTATTTTCCACACAAGCACCAGCTGAATAAATCTGTAgacattaaaacaacaaaaaaatggcatcataataaaacaaaataaacaaacagaagcACTCTGCAATTCTTTCACAAATGCCTTTAGATGCAAAGCCAGGGTGAGCTTGGCAGGGCCAGTGCAATTGTGCAATTTCAACAACCAGAGACAACCAGTTCAAAAATGCGTCCACAGCACTCAGCATAAAATGTTGACTCAAATGGTTTCTGCTAGTCCATTAGTGAAGACCATGAGGTGGGTCATTACTGACTCTACGGTCCGTCTTTATCATGAAGGCCATTAATGATGCTAATACGCCATTAAGGCTATTCATGTCCGCCTGTACACATCCTTGTAATATCCCTGCATTGCTGCCATATCAAAATGGATGGTAAAAGTTCCCATTgctaatgaaaaaataaatgcattCTGAAATTGCAGTAGAAGTAGCATGTAGCTGTATGATTTGTATGATTTTTTTGTGTAGTGCTGGAAATACAAGGATGCGGACAAGGCATTTTTTCAATTCCTTCTCCACCCCTTCAAAAATCtagagaaaacaatgcttttttGGAGGGGTGAGGGGATTCTTACCCGCTAAGCAGCACAGCATAAAACCTGCAAAGCGTGGATGAAGGGTAAAATTGGGTAAACACTTACATCGTTCAGAAGCGCAGAGGAACTTACTTGATTGATTTCATTGGTAAGTTGAGAAAGTATAGTTACTCCAATGATGCAGTGCTCAACACTGTCCTGCAATTGCAAAAGATTGTCACCATTAAAGAGGCGTGTCAGATGTATCCTGAAGATTAATTCTGAAGTTCAGTGAGCAAGAGCTTTCTAATATTCCCATGCATAGATCTACCTAAAACCCCTGAGGTGTTTATCATTTATTCCAAACAATTAACCCCAAGAAATCTGCTGATATTTGAACTTCCATCAAACATGAACCATACCTGGAGGAACCTTGTGACATCTACGATGACATTCCTAAAGACGTAATCTTCCTTCTGGCAGTCAAACCACCCAAGCTTGGTGATTCTGGCATAGAGCTGGATCAATGCTTGTGTCACAAAGGCAGCAAGCTTTGGCCGACTCGCCAGGTAGTTAAGAACATAATTCCCTGTGGAAAGAAAAGATTTTGCTAAATTACGATGCCTGCGATGTAGTTACCTCTGTGGGTTTGACTGggacacacagtctcacagtcaaaacaaaacaacagagtGGGCCAGGACTTACGGATGTCTATGCGCTGTTCCAAAGGAAGTGGGTTGCTCGTGCGCGAGACCAGTTTGGAGAGACATGTGGCAGCCAGTAACTGCGAGTAGGATGACTGCAcaggcacaaaaaaaacatgaacttAATCACTACAGGCATGTCTTCTACATCTTTTACCCAGGCTACACTTTGAACTACTCCCATCAAGCGGCAACAAGAAGCTACATTTGAAGCCTTTCCAGTCTCGAGCTTTGGTACTTACACTTCCCCTCTCGAGCAGGAGTTGGCATTTATTCAGGCAGTCGGGACTGTTGGTGAACTCAACCAAGGCCTTCTCAGCCTGCAGGCGGGTGGTGGTGTCTGTGGTCTCATACAGCTGCTTGCACAGGATCTCTAGCTGGGCTAGGCTCTGGAACACAGGTGGAGACATGAGCACTGACTGACGCCAACTAGAGCAGCAGTAGCGAGCTAGTACAGACGGCACATTACAAACGCTTGCAGATCAGTATTGTGGAATTACAGTACAGTTCAACGACACCTGTGCAACCAGAGGCACCAGAAATGAATAAGCAGAGCATCTGCTCACAAAACATTTAACCTACTCCACACGTATGCCCCTACTATGATTGGTTCTCATTTCTACCCCTGGCTAAGCACCAACAATAGAGCAACAGAATATCAGGTTAACCATTTTATTGACAATGACGATTACAATCAGCTGATTGTAATACCCTCTTAACCCCTACTGGGGAGCGAGGGTAATAAACGCAAATAACTATCAATCAAGTAGGcctaacagaaaaaaatgagacATGCTTTATTAATACTGAATTAAACTGTTTGTCAAAAGAAGACCTTGCCTTTTTTCATCCGAGCGACTAGTTTGCTTGTGGTTTCACACTCTTGGTAGGTCATTAAGGAACTTTATGTTGTGACCAAAGACAACTCAACCTAGCAAACGTCCTGGTCATTTTGACTGACAACAGCATCTATTTGAAAAGACTTCTGCTCTCAGTTTCATTTTAGCATGCATCACCAAATTTTTAAACACTAAAATATTCTGCAGCCGTCTCTTTGCTCTCTAGGTCGTCTAGGCCTGTTGCTTTTTGGAAAATGAACTCAAGTAGGGCAATCGGAGGGTAAGGCCATCAGAGCGCCTTATTGCGACAggtacattaataataataataataataataagtcatCATTATGATAATAACTGTGTACTAACACTGTAATAACACATCAACACCCATGGCTACACAGCCATTAAAGTACAACATTATTGAGCTCCAGTGGACAGAAAGTGAAAAAAGCTGACTCATTACTACCCCCcaagcccccccacccacccccgccATACACACTACCTCCACCCTCTATGGCTATGCACTAGCTCACTCAGCCAATATCAGtaggaaaaaaacattaagaCACTCAACTTTGAATTCAGTCTATCCTCCAACACATAAGAAAAACATTGAGATGTACACAAGTTTCGAAGTGTTCTGCCAGACACACTATCTGATGCACATATATGTGATTTGACATCTGGTGTCGCTGATAAAATGCTCAACACCCAAGAGACATGAGCATCTACAGCTGATGCACCGGGCATCTTAGGATTCCAGTACACCTCCCACAGCTACCCAAAAAGCACatagtgtgagtatgtgtgtgcacatgacgATGCAAGCTACTGATAACTAGTTCTCCCAAATGGTGAAAATGGCTAGTGGGCCCCTGAGAAAGGAGGAACACAGGGAGAATGCATTTTGGATTCGTAAAGATAAAACAGGCCTGGCCATTAGGCAGGGAACTGCTGACAGGAGATAAGGGGCAGTCTGAGGAGGGCACGTTGAGTTTGGGCAGACCACGGGTTTGTTTGGCTCacttactactgtaaagtgttcctctgactgtagtgtgtgtatgactaCAACATTACTTGTTGCTTACCGTGCTGGGCTCTCACTGTGATTACTGGGCTCAGACAGAGGATTACTTGTATGACATCCCGATATGCCTTTAAATTGGCTCGAGACACTTTGTCTTTGTCTATTAATGACAGACTTGGAAACATGCCTACATGATttctcaaacaaataaaactatAAACATATTTAAGTTTGTTACTTTGTTACACAAATTGTTTGACAATAACCATGTGTCCCAATTCGAAGAAAAGGCCATTTTCAAGTCCTGGAAAGTGAAAAATATAATCTAGGAAttgattttattattattattattattattattattattattattatcatcattattaatattattatcatttaacCATTGCTTAGGTTTACTTACAACAAACCTCACCCCTGATCTACACAATACAATGGCAGCCTTGTGCCATCATCAGACCTGGTAAACCATTGTGATGAAATGCACACAGGTTAAAGGTCAACGTTGTGTTGAGTCATGTCGATTTCATAATCAATCTGACATTTCTACAACACAGCACGTTTGTGGTGTCGAACAAATACAACCACTGTAACTTTTTACGGGTGAGCTTTCACGGCACTAAGTTAGCCTTTCAAGGGCCTTTGAAGCTTGAAGCCGTCTAGTAGGGTTTTCTTTAACAGCATAATTAACTGCAAACAGATCAGTAAATGTCAGGGGGAGACGCATACGGCTATTATTGTTTAAACGATCCACCTGAGGAGGTAAACCAACAACTAAGCTGAAACCCACGTTTAAAATAGCATTTACAATCTTATCGTTATTCATTTGCAACGCGGACTCGAGGAAACAGTCCCCTGGCAAGGATTGTTAAAGGTAACGCCAAAGTTGCTTCAAACTGTACGAACAGCTGAGGAGAAACGCATTGCTATTGATAAAACGTTACTGCAATACAGTGCGAGGTGCTGGTTGCATTGAAGAAGAGCTAACCCAGCTTAAAGTGAAAATCACTCTGCTCCCCAGCAGATTATCTCTCTAATAACTTACAAGAACTAGCTTCTTAGCTGCCCGGTTAGCAAGCATCGGATAGTTACATCAAATACTTTACTTATTCAAATAAATGATTAGGTTATCTTAAAATACGTGACCGACTCCTTCACCATACAATTACAGGATGATTGATATGTACTTACTGATATAGGCATCTCTATCCTATGACCATAAAATAACTAGCATGAAGCAGACACGATTAACATCAACTAGCTCTTTGCAGCTAGCTACTTAGCATACTGACAAGAGCAATGGGATGTAGAACTAACGTTAGCGAAATCATTATGACTACGGCTAGTGAGCTAAGTAGCGAAGTTAGCTCATTTGCCCCGGGTTAGCAAGATATCGAGTAAGGCAAGGACTACTTGAAAGCAGTAACATTATGGGATACAATATAGTATTTCAGTGGTAACTAGCTACATTCCGAAACTTCAAATTCTAGGGGTATGGTGACGAGATACTTCTTGCTAAATTAGGCAGTATGCAAGGCAGGCAGGTCCATGAGTATTCGCAATTCAATGAAGCTAGCTAACTATCgctagctaatattagctagcTCTTATTTCATCATGGTGATACCTGAACGGCTAACCGAGCTACATCAGCAGCGTAAAAGACTGTAAATCCCATGGTAAACATGCACAACGCTGGTAGGTAACATCAGTAAAACACAAAAATCGTATATAGCTTAACATATCCTATGCAAGTTATGTTCGTTTGTTCACATTCCGTTTTCAGTGTTTAGGTAACGTAAGCTGAGGAGTCGCGCGGGAGAATTCCATGAGTTAAGTGATACTTCAGGCAAGATGCTAACTGGTAGTAAGCTACCGAACAGCGGTACACCTTAAGTACCATGCTCCAAGGCAATGCACCCTTTTAAAACAGTGATGTAAATGGCAGCGCAAGGGCAGCGATTCCTTTTTGAAAGGCAACTCAGAATTCAGGGTCTATGCAGTAGATATGTAGTAACAGGTCTACATCTCTTCCCACTAACATAATGCTAGCTAGCAACCCGGAGTCGTCAGGCCAGCCCATTGGATGGACGTCGGATGTCTTGTTTACCAAATAATACATAATGTATCACAATATACACCATTAAGGCGGATGAAATAGAAAAACAATTCGTTTGGGATGTCTACATACTCAATCCTGGTTAACTTAAATGCAAATGTACAGTTATATATGATAGAACGAAATCAATAAAGGACCTCTAGCAACAGCGATTGCTATGAACGAAGCAATCAACACGATGACAGGCCACAAGTCAACACTGATAATCGCATCCATAAACGTACCCTGTTTTCTGACGTGCCTCCATAAACAGCGTGTCGCAAAAAACTTACCCAGCCAACAATTAAAACGGCAATACTATATGCAATAGCATTCAATGCAATAACTGTTTAGCTTTCAATTTAATCAAAACATAAACCTTTAGTTACCTGCACATGATCCGCCATTTTGCTCCATTCATGCTCCTCTCACTCCCCCTAACAAAGAGCATGCGCGCATATCCCCATATTCTATACCACGCGTACGCAATTATCGTACATGACTTGAACGCATGCAATTGTTCACTTCTTTTCTGAATAGCTTTACGCAACATTTTCTTCGCCCGATAACGCTAAAAACGAGCCTTTGTTTACATGGACCTTAAAGATACATCACCCTATTTCAGGCAGCTTGCACCATCATTTCTACTCCACACAATTTTACACttttacacataggcctacatgctatTTCTTCTTTGGTTTAATTGCTTGTGGGtaatactttatttatttgaaaatgtcCCAGTCGTGACCTGGCATCTTCAATGTAATAGGCCAAGAATAtatttacataaaaaaataaagtaaGGGACAAACATATTCATGTATGCATTTTGAAAAGCATatcaagttcaaagttcaaagtgtaTTATTAAAAGCATTTATAAGTAATGGAATTCCTtttgctcaagtgtccattcaactacagaaatgATGATTGCATATACATCAGCATATACAGTTAAGAAAATTTCTGTGAGGCTAATTCAACTATCAGCGCCATTAAACACTGCAAGATGTAGCCAAGTCTTGAATTCAGAAAAAGCTAAACATCCACAACTGTGATAGCATACCGTAGGTTAGACATTTATACCCACCCTGTTCCAGTCAGCTATTTTATAATCTAATTAAATAATTTTGTTGTGGACTAATTTCTTGAAAGTGCAGATCATGCCATTAAGTAGGCTAAAATAGAACCTTAGTAAGTGTTAACTTGGGGTGGGAACTCATTAAACATCCTCTCACAGGTAGGCTATCTAAAGCTGGGGTCATATTGCCACCTACAGGTGGTATCCCTGCTGAGGCAAAATTGCATCACCGCATATTGTGAGAGTATTTCATTGGTCTAAAAAGTGTGACTGTTCATTAAGACCAATTAGCCTTCGCGGTTCTGTTGATTTCGGTGTCTTTAAGGATAATAACAAGAGACTTGGACTCAACGTGAATTAAAAGCAAAACATGGAcgcaatgtaggcctataataaacATGATCAAGATGCAAACAGGGATGCTTATATTTAAAGGCCTTACAGTAGCAAACACCACTAATCTAAATCATCAATCCCTTTTAGGATTTAGCACCCATATGCACTGGAGGACATTCATGTGGAAAGAGTTCATGGGTATAAATGGCATTTTGCCATTTTGATTTCTAGAAGCTGTTTTACAGAAGCATTGAGCAAAGACTACTCCTCTGAAATAATAATAGAAAAGAACTCCAATTTTGGCCAAAGTTATGAAGGTATTTGTATGTCCATGCAAACTTTAAAATGTGAGTTGTGATAGA includes:
- the xpo7 gene encoding exportin-7 isoform X3, with protein sequence MPISSLAQLEILCKQLYETTDTTTRLQAEKALVEFTNSPDCLNKCQLLLERGSSSYSQLLAATCLSKLVSRTSNPLPLEQRIDIRNYVLNYLASRPKLAAFVTQALIQLYARITKLGWFDCQKEDYVFRNVIVDVTRFLQDSVEHCIIGVTILSQLTNEINQVSSSALLNDADTTHPLTKHRKIASSFRDSSLFDIFTLSCNLLKQASGKNLNLNDESQHGLLMQLLKLAHNCLNFDFIGTSTDESSDDLCTVQIPTSWRSAFLDSSTLQLFFDLYHSIPPSLSPLVLSCLVQIASVRRSLFNNAERAKFLSHLVDGVKRILENPQSLSDPNNYHEFCRLLARLKSNYQLGELVKVENYPEVIRLIANFTVTSLQHWEFAPNSVHYLLSLWQRLAASVPYVKATEPHMLETYTPEVTKAYITSRLESVHIILRDGLEDPLDDAGLVQQQLDQLSTIGRCEYEKTCALLVQLFDQSAQSYQELLQSTNSSTMDIAVQEGRLTWLVYIIGAVIGGRVSFASTDEQDAMDGELVCRVLQLMNLTDSRLAQAGNEKLELAMLSFFEQFRKIYIGDQVQKSSKLYRRLSEVLGLNDETMVLSVFIGKIITNLKYWGQCEPITSKTLQLLNDLSIGYSSVRKLVKLSAVQFMLNNHTSEHFSFLGVNNQSNLSDMRCRTTFYTALGRLLMVDLGEDEDQFEQFMLPLTAAFEAVAAMFSTNTFNEQEAKRTLVGLVRDLRGIAFAFNAKTCFMMLFDWIYPSYMPILQRAIELWYHVPACTTPVLKLMAELVHNRSQRLQFDVSSPNGILLFRETSKMITTYGNRILTLGEVPKDQVYALKLKGISICFSMLKAVLSGNYVNFGVFRLYGDDALDNALQTFIKLLLSIPHSDLLDYPKLSQSYYSLLEVLTQDHMNFIASLEPHVVMYILSSISEGLTALDTMVCTGCCSSLDHIVTYLFKQLSRSTKKRAAPMAQESDRFLHIMQQHPEMIQQMLSTVLNIIIFEDCRNQWSMSRPLLGLILLNEKVGYFADLRNSIVNSQPPEKQQAMHLCFENLMEGIERNLLTKNRDRFTQNLSVFRREVNDSMKNSTYGVNSNDMMS